Proteins from a genomic interval of Leptospira kanakyensis:
- a CDS encoding LA_3751/LA_3752 family putative glycosyltransferase, which yields MKNPMDWLNKVQQLLISKNFLLFVLVLFVGNLVYKRIVWDSGISPLIQSDSQIKLYQTIEYRDRGIHSHQCFAKHQDFDENYRFYPFRYPWTVFTTDDFGIKHCVFQYPSFFAQTFALLPIPYRLFNGIILLLYLILGFFVVLSVRSLFEIKQTNYLALAGLLFLVGYGISSAIEFSESIPAQLLLLSFFFVVFRLENNQYISLPFQFLFGFFGAVSIFLRSESLMFIGILGLMVLYRNRKKFFVSLVKYMPLIIGFILAFALLGYYNFTEFQEILGVRSKVSFADFSRLDLNHRFHLIQEFFLGNADRIGFIFYCFPILILIVYSCFKLKLSQLQKLIITVTLTSFVTVVILSPYSSGGLYLGLRFTEFSYLLFSIFVISLLSTISIQKERQIVILLILLQIGLGLYHVRRNFKTIDFVKKYHEIFQAKLSEQPDSPVVHLSVFDLLLISDSFLKKPHWIANKQSEFNTLESKFMKSGVKKFQVFFYDFKPPKDDNVTEGFYEEWIDTKYEIRSNYYQKVSDEEIAGFRLMLWEKK from the coding sequence ATGAAGAACCCTATGGATTGGTTAAACAAAGTTCAACAATTACTCATTAGTAAAAATTTTCTTCTGTTTGTATTGGTTTTATTTGTCGGTAATTTGGTTTATAAGAGGATTGTTTGGGATAGTGGGATCAGTCCATTAATACAGTCTGATTCTCAGATCAAACTTTATCAAACTATAGAATACAGAGATAGGGGGATTCATTCCCATCAATGTTTTGCCAAACATCAGGATTTTGATGAAAACTATAGATTTTATCCTTTTCGATATCCATGGACTGTTTTTACTACAGATGACTTCGGTATAAAACACTGTGTTTTTCAATATCCTAGTTTTTTTGCTCAAACGTTTGCTTTATTACCGATACCGTATCGATTGTTCAATGGAATCATACTTCTTTTATATCTGATTTTAGGTTTCTTTGTTGTATTAAGTGTTCGATCTCTTTTCGAAATTAAACAAACTAACTATTTGGCTTTAGCGGGTCTTTTGTTTTTGGTCGGATATGGAATTTCAAGTGCCATTGAATTTTCTGAAAGTATCCCTGCACAATTGCTGTTATTATCGTTTTTCTTTGTGGTGTTTCGATTAGAAAATAATCAATACATATCTTTACCTTTCCAGTTTTTGTTTGGGTTTTTTGGAGCTGTTTCGATATTTCTCCGTTCCGAATCACTAATGTTTATTGGAATTCTTGGATTAATGGTTCTATATCGTAACCGAAAGAAGTTTTTCGTTTCTTTAGTTAAGTATATGCCATTAATCATTGGATTTATTTTGGCATTCGCATTGCTCGGATACTACAATTTCACTGAGTTTCAGGAAATCTTAGGTGTTCGAAGTAAAGTTAGTTTTGCCGATTTTTCGAGATTGGATTTAAATCATCGATTTCACTTAATCCAAGAGTTCTTTTTGGGAAATGCAGACCGAATTGGTTTTATATTCTACTGTTTTCCTATCTTGATTCTGATCGTTTATTCATGTTTTAAATTAAAATTATCACAGCTTCAGAAATTGATTATCACTGTAACTCTAACATCCTTTGTTACTGTTGTTATTCTTAGTCCATATTCTTCAGGTGGTTTGTATTTAGGTTTACGATTTACGGAATTCTCTTATTTACTATTTTCCATATTCGTAATCTCCTTACTTTCTACTATATCTATACAAAAAGAACGACAAATTGTTATTCTTTTGATCCTGCTTCAAATTGGGTTAGGTCTCTATCACGTAAGAAGAAATTTTAAAACGATAGATTTTGTTAAAAAATATCATGAGATTTTTCAGGCAAAATTAAGTGAACAACCTGACTCGCCAGTAGTTCACTTAAGTGTATTTGATTTGCTCTTAATTTCTGATTCGTTCTTAAAAAAGCCACATTGGATTGCAAACAAACAATCTGAATTTAATACTTTAGAATCAAAGTTTATGAAATCTGGAGTAAAAAAGTTTCAGGTTTTCTTTTATGATTTTAAACCACCTAAAGATGATAATGTGACTGAGGGATTCTATGAGGAATGGATTGATACTAAATATGAGATACGTTCAAATTATTATCAAAAAGTTTCGGATGAAGAAATTGCCGGATTTAGACTGATGCTTTGGGAAAAAAAATAA
- a CDS encoding glycosyltransferase family 2 protein produces MHYYLVPRKKPSLLSLIIPCYNEEEVLDILKKRLRETIFKFQVKTEIILVNDGSSDLTIVGLMQWAKEDANVRVISLARNFGHQIAVTAGMDHARGDAVVVMDADLQDPPEIILEMLKKYEEGYDVVYGQRLARSGESFFKKVTAWAFYRLMKILVHKDLPLDSGDFRLISRRCLDALNGLRENHRFLRGMNAWIGFPQTPVYYNRDPRVAGETKYPLQKMLKLAMNAAVSFSPLPLRFSLGLGIVVAVIGFAVGVYALFRAFQHFILQMPIVYNPGWATIVTLICLIGGSILISIGILGEYVARIFEESKGRPLYVIEFTEGIRVQKSPVKKR; encoded by the coding sequence ATGCATTATTATCTTGTCCCTAGAAAAAAACCAAGTCTTCTCTCCTTAATCATTCCTTGTTATAACGAGGAAGAAGTTTTAGACATTCTAAAAAAAAGGTTAAGAGAAACTATCTTTAAATTTCAAGTTAAAACGGAAATCATTCTTGTGAATGATGGTAGTTCTGATTTGACCATCGTTGGTTTGATGCAATGGGCAAAAGAAGATGCAAATGTTCGTGTCATATCACTTGCTCGTAATTTCGGCCACCAAATTGCTGTGACTGCTGGGATGGACCATGCGCGTGGTGATGCTGTGGTAGTGATGGATGCCGACTTGCAAGATCCTCCTGAAATCATTCTGGAAATGTTAAAAAAATACGAAGAAGGTTATGACGTAGTTTATGGGCAGAGACTAGCTCGTTCCGGAGAATCTTTTTTTAAGAAAGTAACTGCGTGGGCTTTTTATCGCCTTATGAAAATTTTAGTTCATAAAGACCTTCCTTTGGATTCGGGAGATTTTCGCCTGATCTCTAGGCGATGTTTGGATGCATTGAATGGGCTTCGTGAGAACCATCGTTTCCTCCGAGGGATGAATGCTTGGATTGGTTTTCCACAGACTCCTGTTTATTACAATCGCGATCCACGGGTAGCTGGTGAAACCAAATACCCATTACAAAAGATGTTAAAATTGGCAATGAATGCTGCTGTTTCTTTTTCTCCTTTGCCTCTTCGTTTTAGTTTGGGACTTGGGATTGTGGTAGCTGTGATTGGTTTTGCCGTTGGTGTTTATGCACTCTTTCGAGCCTTCCAACATTTTATTTTGCAAATGCCAATTGTTTATAATCCTGGTTGGGCCACCATCGTGACTTTGATCTGTTTGATTGGAGGATCGATTTTGATATCCATTGGGATCTTAGGAGAATATGTAGCCCGAATTTTTGAGGAGTCGAAAGGCAGACCTCTTTATGTGATTGAGTTTACAGAAGGGATTCGTGTCCAAAAATCTCCAGTCAAAAAAAGATAA
- a CDS encoding phosphatase domain-containing protein, giving the protein MSQEPNTTQPIITDIKRIAVCGGSLGRERRSYVRGQVVDVGITDLMKAEGLWDLVTGLFIGEETKITPFLDFSLAPVRKPVLKLEVYDVGGNKIYTSGKIKADEDGFFSCEIRDKLPVGFHDFQVVLEGLDSFRQYSKDLAHLNTTEDSILGKTTIVGKGKLRILAEDYKGMVVTSDIDQTYLATDIHSGKGKFTAVFETPNQKQALPGMPELYRELRTSLSNAPLAFISASPHFFRRTMLATIAKDGIQTESLHLKYLEGTIKGVFDKVLGTIFNPIEFLQNGFRPAWSRTKKFLGASYQSLFDQMSYKLSILLYDRIYLPTEAKEILLGDNTESDYMIFTLYQVICMGKLNGDELEEYLYKLNFLGRDAITRDAAKKIRLLAEEIHRIHGTTNPVSLSLINRTGHGPGEVEMREKVKDALPVGMYDSLFAKGQAFYGTEGALGMGIILESERYLTIEQILAVVAGMIGKVLEGKLVDESFLLKLLEELTIPKSAEGTRQKLKEGLVSAFRS; this is encoded by the coding sequence ATGTCCCAAGAACCAAATACCACACAACCAATCATTACCGATATCAAAAGAATTGCTGTCTGCGGAGGATCTTTAGGAAGAGAGAGGCGTTCTTATGTGCGCGGACAAGTGGTGGATGTGGGGATTACCGATCTCATGAAAGCTGAAGGCCTTTGGGATCTTGTCACTGGACTTTTTATTGGGGAAGAAACAAAAATCACCCCCTTCTTAGATTTCTCTTTGGCTCCCGTCAGAAAACCAGTATTAAAGTTAGAAGTGTATGATGTGGGTGGAAATAAAATTTACACCTCAGGGAAAATCAAGGCCGACGAAGATGGATTTTTTTCCTGCGAGATTCGAGACAAATTGCCAGTTGGATTTCACGACTTCCAAGTTGTACTCGAAGGCCTAGATAGTTTTCGACAATACTCCAAAGACTTGGCCCATTTAAACACAACCGAAGATTCTATTTTAGGAAAAACTACGATTGTTGGAAAAGGGAAACTTAGAATTCTTGCAGAGGACTATAAAGGAATGGTTGTGACCTCTGATATCGACCAAACCTACCTCGCCACAGACATCCATTCCGGAAAAGGGAAATTCACTGCAGTATTCGAAACACCTAATCAAAAACAGGCGCTTCCAGGAATGCCGGAACTTTACCGAGAACTTCGCACATCCCTCTCCAATGCCCCTCTTGCTTTTATCTCTGCCAGTCCTCATTTCTTTCGCCGCACCATGCTTGCAACCATCGCCAAAGACGGAATTCAAACTGAATCCTTACATTTAAAATATTTGGAAGGAACCATCAAAGGTGTTTTTGACAAAGTACTCGGAACCATCTTTAACCCTATCGAATTTTTGCAGAACGGATTTAGGCCCGCTTGGTCGCGAACAAAAAAATTCTTAGGTGCTTCTTACCAAAGTTTATTCGACCAAATGTCCTATAAACTCTCCATCCTTCTTTATGACCGCATCTACCTTCCCACAGAAGCCAAAGAAATTTTACTCGGTGACAATACAGAATCGGATTATATGATCTTTACTCTTTACCAAGTCATCTGTATGGGGAAACTAAACGGAGATGAATTAGAAGAATATTTATACAAACTAAATTTCCTCGGTCGCGATGCCATCACAAGGGATGCAGCTAAAAAAATTCGCCTCCTTGCCGAAGAAATCCACAGAATACATGGAACAACGAACCCAGTATCTCTCAGCCTCATCAACCGCACGGGCCACGGGCCAGGTGAAGTAGAAATGCGTGAAAAAGTAAAGGATGCGTTACCGGTGGGAATGTATGACTCCCTTTTTGCCAAGGGACAAGCGTTTTATGGAACAGAGGGAGCTTTGGGAATGGGGATCATTCTAGAATCAGAACGATATCTAACAATCGAACAGATCCTAGCGGTGGTGGCGGGAATGATTGGGAAGGTATTGGAAGGGAAACTAGTGGATGAAAGTTTTTTATTGAAATTATTAGAAGAATTGACCATCCCAAAATCAGCAGAAGGGACAAGGCAAAAACTAAAAGAAGGTTTGGTTTCTGCCTTTCGGTCTTAA